In Calliopsis andreniformis isolate RMS-2024a chromosome 9, iyCalAndr_principal, whole genome shotgun sequence, the genomic window TACTTCGTTATTATACCGTTAAATACAAAGTGTTTGTATAGTCATTTGTAAGTTTaataaatttctaattttactcATACGCATTTCAGTGATATATCCACATACTGTAGTGCGTAAGTTTGCATGTACAACAGAAATCGTTTTTTACAAAACTTTATATCGACCACGAGAGGCAGTATGCGCCCCTGACGCTTGCAACTTGATCAATTCCTCCTTTATCAGCCGTGACACCTCTGCTTTGGCTTTGCTAACTGCTAATTCACTAGTAGATTCGATTGCCAGATATAACTTCCTctctccctctggtggagccttGCCAGGTGCGATATAAGTACCCCTAACGGTAAGACCAGCTTCGGAATACTCTGATATCTGTGCGAGAGCTTCTTTACTCGTGACTCGCCACCTAGCCTGCTGCGGGAAGTCGTTGATCTCCAATTCCTCTTCATACTTGCGGAACGTTTGTTCGCCAGCTTCTGCGTCACTTTCCACAAGATCTTCTTCCCGAGGTTGATAGTTCAATTTAGTATTTAATTTCGCAGCTAATTGTTCAGCAACTGTCTTCGCTGTGATGAGATTAGTAGGTCCAGCTCCCTTGAGGATTGCTTCAGCAGCCTGTTGTGTGGCACCCTTTGCTTCAGCGCCCAAGTttttagctatattaatcttagATGCAAGTCGCCTGGCTAGTTCCAATTTATCAGTCGCACTAGGTACAGGTTGACCAGGAACAGCGATATTGGTTGCAGAAGGTCTGGCGATTTCGCGAACAGTTCTCTTCGGCGCTAACATGCTTTCTATTTGCTGATCAATGTCGTTTTCTATATCTTCGTCGTCAGAATCTTGCAATCCCAGAGCTGCTTTTTGGAATTTCTTTTTTTCATTCGCTAAGGCTGCCTCCGATTCATCGAACTTAAATCCTTTACCACTGAAACCACCTCCGGTATGCACTTTCTTACCATCTGCCGCCTGCCTAGCTTTATACCCTTCCCATAGCTGGCGCAGTGGCTCGGGAACAGGAACTCCTGCTAACTCGTGAGCTCGAAGAATATCACCAGCATATCGTTCCTGTTCCGATGTGATGAACGTATATGCGTACCTATAAAAgagaaaataatttcttatctTTGCGAGTTTAACATTTCTCAACTAGCTAGGAACTTACCCTTTGTTTCCGGCTCTTCCAGTTCTTCCACATCTGTGCACGTAATCTTCGTAATGATTTGGACAATCATAGTTCACTACTAACACAAGATGCTTGACGTCCAAGCCTCTAGCAGCAACGGATGTGGCAACCAACAATTTCGTTCGACCAGCTTTGAAATCCAATATCGTCGAATCCCTATCGCACTGATCAATACCGCCGTGAAGAGACATGCACGAGTAGGAAGCTTTCATCAGATCCTTCAAGAGAGTGTCAGCGTTTTCCTGCTTGTCGACAAATATTATAGTAGAACCTTTGTCTTGATAATGACCAAGAATTTCAAGCAGTTTGTAAAACTTCTGATCTTCCTCAAGAACTACTACGTGCTGTTCTACGTCTTTACAGACGATAGATCGTCCTCCAACTTGAACTTCTACAGGTCTAGTCAAGATTCTCCTAGCTAATGCTTCCATTTGTCGAGGAAATGTTGCGCTAAAAAGCACAGTTTGTCGATCAGGTCGAACGTTTTCCATAATACGCATAACTTGAGGCTCAAAACCCATGTCAAACATTCTATCAGCTTCATCCAGTACTACATAAGTTACTCTACGTAGATTT contains:
- the Prp5 gene encoding pre-mRNA processing factor 5, encoding MVRSSDKDRHHRRRSRSRSRSRSATPEKKRRRSRSRDRDRERDKGRHRERRSRSRDRDRERSDRRDRSERDRDRDRKGGDSKEKRLTGSKSSRSGKDRSNRSRSRERKEKEKGDSDELPFDHTKLDKEEEQKRLELEMQKRRERIERWRAERKKKELEATKKDGKASILANLQLPMKKWSLEDDSDEETPVVQNSNKEVKEEGDIKDEVEETKEESKGEEEEVDPLDAFMAEVQEEVRKVNKLDSKGAKNANNGTSTSGTQSGGVVIVTGVAKKKVQKQKGELIEQNQDGLEYSSEEEGENLHETAAGIANKQKRELAKVDHATTEYQAFRKSFYVEVPEIARMTPEEVEAYKEELEGIRVKGKGCPKPIKSWAQCGVTKKELEVLKKLGYEKPTPIQCQAIPAIMSGRDLIGIAKTGSGKTLAFLLPMFRHILDQPPLADGDGPIALIMTPTRELCMQIGRDSKKFTKSLGLSHVCVYGGTGISEQIAELKRGAEIIVCTPGRMIDMLAANSGRVTNLRRVTYVVLDEADRMFDMGFEPQVMRIMENVRPDRQTVLFSATFPRQMEALARRILTRPVEVQVGGRSIVCKDVEQHVVVLEEDQKFYKLLEILGHYQDKGSTIIFVDKQENADTLLKDLMKASYSCMSLHGGIDQCDRDSTILDFKAGRTKLLVATSVAARGLDVKHLVLVVNYDCPNHYEDYVHRCGRTGRAGNKGYAYTFITSEQERYAGDILRAHELAGVPVPEPLRQLWEGYKARQAADGKKVHTGGGFSGKGFKFDESEAALANEKKKFQKAALGLQDSDDEDIENDIDQQIESMLAPKRTVREIARPSATNIAVPGQPVPSATDKLELARRLASKINIAKNLGAEAKGATQQAAEAILKGAGPTNLITAKTVAEQLAAKLNTKLNYQPREEDLVESDAEAGEQTFRKYEEELEINDFPQQARWRVTSKEALAQISEYSEAGLTVRGTYIAPGKAPPEGERKLYLAIESTSELAVSKAKAEVSRLIKEELIKLQASGAHTASRGRYKVL